The Acidobacteriota bacterium genome has a segment encoding these proteins:
- a CDS encoding tetratricopeptide repeat protein, whose product MAKTTAKIKSKTKAPARKNVVKLAPRGAKSAAPSKPNKLAKKSAKGKPAAPPAKPLQFPKRKPTAEEIVHQQSLDRFTAGLELMNQGNYAKAKSGFERLVGNPSRELAERAQVYLNICQQRAARPSLQLKTVEEMYDYAVSLANEGHPEQAEEHLRKALKLAPRADFLYYALAATFALRNDVEGTLEYLDKAIQINQRNRFQAQNDPDFENMLEDPRFTELIYPERPLS is encoded by the coding sequence ATGGCAAAAACGACGGCAAAGATAAAATCGAAGACTAAAGCTCCGGCCCGGAAAAATGTCGTGAAGCTCGCACCACGCGGTGCAAAATCGGCTGCACCCTCCAAGCCAAATAAGTTGGCCAAGAAATCGGCGAAAGGCAAACCAGCAGCTCCACCGGCGAAGCCCTTGCAATTTCCCAAACGCAAGCCCACGGCGGAGGAGATTGTGCATCAGCAGTCTCTCGACCGTTTTACAGCGGGGCTCGAATTGATGAATCAGGGCAATTACGCCAAAGCCAAGTCCGGCTTCGAGCGGCTGGTGGGCAATCCCTCGCGTGAGCTGGCCGAACGCGCACAGGTCTATCTGAACATCTGCCAGCAGCGCGCCGCGCGGCCTTCATTGCAGCTGAAAACAGTGGAGGAGATGTACGATTATGCCGTGAGTTTGGCCAATGAAGGTCATCCCGAGCAGGCCGAAGAGCATCTGCGCAAAGCCTTGAAACTCGCGCCGCGCGCCGATTTTCTTTATTACGCGCTGGCCGCCACTTTCGCCCTGCGCAATGACGTTGAAGGCACCCTTGAATATCTCGACAAGGCTATTCAGATCAATCAGCGCAATCGCTTCCAGGCGCAGAACGACCCGGACTTCGAGAATATGCTGGAGGATCCTCGATTCACGGAATTGATCTACCCGGAACGGCCTTTGAGCTAA
- a CDS encoding rod shape-determining protein, translating to MSGNRHSFFSFFSRDLAIDLGTANTLVYAKSGGIVVNEPSIVAINKVTNEVEAVGKEAKEMLGRTPGNIVAIKPMRDGVIADFKVTEKMLTYFIHKAHNRKMLVRPRIVIGVPSEITPVEKRAVQDSAYRAKASEVHLVEQAMAAAIGAGLPITEPSGNMVVDIGGGTTDIAVISLSGIVYSRSVRVAGNELDDAIMHYLKRKFNLLIGERTAEQIKIQIGSAYPLEKPLTMEIKGRDLIEGVPKTLIIQDAEIREALSEGVDTIVNAIRVALERTPPELSADISDRGIVLTGGGALLKNLDKRIREETGLPVSIADDPLACVVLGTGKMLSDFNLLRKIAVD from the coding sequence ATGTCCGGTAACCGGCACTCATTCTTTTCATTTTTCTCGCGCGACCTGGCAATTGACCTGGGAACCGCCAATACCTTGGTCTACGCCAAGTCGGGCGGCATCGTGGTCAATGAGCCGTCGATCGTGGCCATCAATAAGGTGACCAACGAAGTGGAGGCCGTGGGCAAGGAGGCCAAGGAGATGCTGGGCCGCACGCCGGGCAACATCGTGGCCATCAAGCCCATGCGCGACGGCGTGATCGCGGACTTCAAAGTCACCGAGAAGATGCTCACGTATTTCATCCATAAGGCACACAATCGCAAAATGTTGGTGCGCCCGCGGATCGTAATCGGTGTGCCCAGCGAGATCACTCCAGTCGAGAAGCGCGCCGTGCAGGACTCGGCCTATCGCGCGAAGGCCAGCGAGGTGCATCTGGTGGAACAGGCCATGGCCGCAGCCATCGGAGCGGGGCTCCCCATCACAGAACCATCGGGAAATATGGTGGTGGACATCGGCGGCGGCACCACGGACATCGCCGTCATTTCGCTTTCAGGCATCGTTTACTCGAGGTCAGTGCGCGTCGCCGGCAATGAGTTGGACGACGCCATCATGCATTACTTGAAGCGCAAATTTAATCTGCTCATCGGTGAGCGTACCGCCGAGCAGATCAAAATCCAAATTGGCTCCGCCTATCCGCTGGAAAAGCCATTGACCATGGAGATCAAGGGCCGCGACTTGATCGAGGGAGTGCCCAAGACGCTGATCATTCAGGACGCCGAGATCCGCGAGGCTCTTTCGGAAGGCGTGGACACCATTGTCAACGCGATTCGTGTCGCGCTTGAGCGTACTCCGCCCGAACTCTCCGCCGACATCTCTGACCGTGGCATCGTGCTCACCGGCGGCGGTGCCCTACTCAAGAACCTCGACAAGCGCATCCGCGAGGAAACCGGGTTGCCAGTCTCGATCGCCGACGATCCGCTGGCCTGCGTGGTGCTGGGAACCGGCAAGATGCTCAGCGACTTCAATCTGCTGCGTAAGATCGCCGTTGATTAG
- a CDS encoding YvcK family protein, with translation MKIVSLGGGTGLSTLLQGLKAWYPADPAPDLLEMVLEKAYGCEEPRVTDLSSVVAVSDDGGSSGRLRRDFRVLPPGDIRNCMVALSEDEALLSKLFQFRFASGQGLKGHSFGNLFLTALSGITGDFQEAIQVSSEVLAIRGHIYPSTMSDVRLEAELENGRVVKGETQISRSRRPIRRIRLSPRNCRPAPKALEAIAQADVITLGPGSLFTSLIPNLLVLGVATAIAQSRAARIFICNLMTQPGETNRFTAADHLRAVMNHAGGQRLFDYVMVNSGPISHSALRRYKVTGASPVNPGSEELESMGVRVVAGDFVREKRTGPSAERWVRHDPSHLAKAVLDTCAAHRYWEEATKSAGPA, from the coding sequence ATGAAAATCGTATCACTGGGAGGCGGCACGGGCCTATCCACATTGCTGCAAGGATTGAAGGCTTGGTATCCTGCCGATCCCGCCCCCGATTTACTAGAGATGGTTCTCGAAAAGGCCTATGGTTGCGAGGAGCCGCGCGTTACCGACCTGAGCTCGGTGGTCGCCGTCTCCGATGACGGAGGCAGTTCTGGTCGTCTCCGCCGCGATTTCCGGGTTCTGCCGCCCGGCGATATCCGCAACTGCATGGTTGCCCTTTCTGAAGACGAAGCACTGCTCTCCAAGCTTTTCCAGTTCCGCTTTGCCAGCGGCCAGGGTTTGAAGGGACACAGTTTTGGCAATCTTTTTCTCACTGCGCTCAGCGGAATCACCGGTGACTTTCAGGAAGCCATTCAGGTGTCCAGCGAAGTGCTAGCCATCCGTGGCCACATCTATCCTTCCACCATGTCCGATGTGCGCCTGGAGGCGGAGCTGGAAAATGGCCGCGTCGTGAAAGGCGAAACGCAGATTTCGCGCAGCCGCCGTCCCATCCGCCGCATCCGACTCTCGCCACGTAACTGCCGCCCCGCGCCGAAGGCTCTGGAGGCCATCGCTCAGGCGGACGTCATCACCCTGGGTCCCGGTTCGCTCTTTACTAGCTTAATCCCCAATCTGCTCGTTCTGGGCGTGGCCACCGCCATTGCCCAATCGCGTGCCGCCCGCATCTTCATTTGTAATCTAATGACCCAGCCCGGCGAGACGAACCGCTTCACTGCCGCGGACCATCTACGCGCCGTTATGAACCATGCGGGCGGTCAGCGGCTGTTTGACTACGTCATGGTTAACTCCGGTCCCATTTCGCACAGCGCGTTGCGCCGGTACAAAGTAACAGGAGCATCTCCGGTGAATCCGGGAAGCGAGGAGCTTGAGAGTATGGGAGTTCGCGTGGTCGCTGGCGACTTTGTCCGCGAAAAACGTACTGGACCCTCCGCCGAGCGCTGGGTGCGGCATGATCCCAGCCATCTGGCCAAAGCTGTGCTGGATACTTGTGCGGCACATCGCTATTGGGAAGAGGCGACAAAGTCAGCCGGTCCAGCCTAA
- the glmU gene encoding bifunctional UDP-N-acetylglucosamine diphosphorylase/glucosamine-1-phosphate N-acetyltransferase GlmU has product MKDSTIVVILAAGLGTRFKSKLPKVLHSAGGRTLIDHVVRAVKPLASRATFAVIGYQAAQVEQALRSAGHGPGHEEVRLILQKQQLGTGHALAAGERQLRRATSSNKGTIMVVCGDTPLLTTATLRNLLAHHRRKRAIATVLTADMADPAAYGRILRSADGSLLAIVEWKSATSEQKKIREINTGIYCFETRELFPALKRVRKNPVSGEYYLTDVIELLAKAGHRLAACRAEDPDEVAGINDRAELARVDTLLRLRKARELMIAGVTIHSPETVRIDPDVTVGPDSTIEAGVYLNGRTKIGPECVIGAYSIITDSQLAARVTIKTSCVITESQVDDGASVGPFAHVRPGSQIGAGARIGDFVEIKKSRIGRLSRANHLAYIGDATVGEDVNIGAGTITVNYDGVNKHQTIIEDGAFIGSGSELIAPVRIGRGAFVAAGSTIHDHVPANALAIARARQSVKPGWMVERIRKLKKTPKSHS; this is encoded by the coding sequence ATGAAGGACAGTACCATCGTTGTGATTTTGGCCGCTGGGCTCGGAACGCGCTTTAAGTCCAAATTGCCAAAGGTACTCCACTCGGCTGGCGGACGGACGCTGATCGATCACGTCGTCCGCGCGGTCAAACCACTTGCCTCACGCGCCACCTTCGCCGTCATCGGGTATCAGGCCGCACAAGTGGAACAGGCACTGCGCAGCGCTGGCCATGGACCCGGGCATGAAGAAGTCCGGCTCATACTTCAGAAGCAACAACTGGGTACGGGGCATGCTTTGGCCGCTGGCGAGCGTCAATTGCGGCGTGCTACCTCCTCCAATAAAGGCACAATTATGGTGGTGTGCGGAGACACCCCGCTGCTAACCACCGCGACTCTGCGCAACCTGCTTGCCCATCACCGCAGGAAACGCGCCATCGCCACGGTGCTGACCGCCGATATGGCCGATCCCGCTGCGTACGGGCGCATTCTCAGATCCGCGGATGGCTCACTCCTTGCCATTGTCGAATGGAAGTCCGCCACCTCCGAGCAGAAGAAGATTCGGGAGATCAATACAGGCATCTACTGTTTTGAGACTCGCGAACTATTTCCCGCTTTGAAGCGCGTCCGCAAGAATCCTGTGTCGGGGGAATACTATCTCACTGATGTCATCGAGCTGTTGGCCAAGGCGGGACACCGTCTCGCCGCCTGCCGCGCCGAAGATCCCGACGAAGTGGCGGGTATCAACGACCGGGCCGAGCTGGCCCGCGTGGATACCCTGCTGCGCCTGCGAAAGGCTCGTGAGTTAATGATTGCTGGAGTCACTATCCACTCACCCGAGACAGTGAGAATCGATCCCGACGTGACTGTCGGTCCTGACAGCACCATCGAGGCTGGTGTCTATCTGAATGGCAGGACAAAGATCGGCCCGGAGTGTGTTATTGGAGCTTACTCTATCATCACTGACTCACAGCTTGCCGCGCGAGTTACTATAAAGACATCCTGTGTGATTACAGAATCCCAGGTGGATGACGGAGCCAGCGTGGGACCATTCGCTCACGTGCGTCCGGGATCGCAGATCGGCGCGGGAGCCCGCATTGGCGACTTCGTGGAGATTAAGAAGTCCCGCATTGGCCGGCTCAGCCGAGCTAATCATCTAGCCTACATTGGAGACGCCACTGTGGGCGAAGATGTCAATATCGGTGCCGGGACAATCACCGTCAATTACGATGGTGTGAATAAGCACCAGACCATTATTGAGGATGGCGCCTTCATCGGTTCTGGTTCGGAGCTGATCGCTCCAGTGCGCATCGGCCGCGGCGCTTTTGTCGCCGCAGGCTCCACCATTCACGATCACGTTCCGGCCAACGCCCTAGCCATCGCCCGGGCCAGACAGTCAGTCAAGCCCGGCTGGATGGTCGAGCGAATTCGGAAACTAAAGAAGACCCCGAAATCTCATTCGTAG
- a CDS encoding response regulator transcription factor: protein MAAQKKIKLLLGDPRPAFRAGLKLLLSSEKDVALIGEVEAADQVVKKVTALKPQVILIHSQLSEFGGRNLLLQVQRNFPRTRMLVMATSEDEEGSIRALRISTVQLVPRQAAFKQVLQWILRAETNGSTAVPAAGATATSSKSGADEAEGDSPLSSRERQVVELVSQGFKNREIAQRMFISEQTVKNHLHNVFDKLGVSDRLELALYAIHKQMQGGL from the coding sequence ATGGCAGCCCAAAAGAAAATTAAATTACTTCTAGGTGACCCACGTCCTGCCTTTCGGGCGGGCCTCAAACTTCTCCTGTCCAGTGAGAAGGACGTGGCATTGATCGGAGAGGTCGAGGCGGCGGATCAGGTGGTCAAGAAAGTAACTGCGCTAAAGCCGCAAGTAATCCTTATCCACTCGCAACTTTCCGAGTTCGGCGGTCGGAATTTGCTGCTGCAGGTTCAACGCAACTTCCCCCGCACGCGAATGTTGGTGATGGCCACGTCGGAAGATGAAGAGGGGTCCATTCGCGCACTACGCATCTCTACTGTGCAATTAGTTCCTCGTCAGGCAGCTTTTAAGCAAGTGCTGCAATGGATTCTCCGAGCGGAAACCAACGGATCGACGGCGGTTCCGGCGGCCGGAGCCACGGCAACTTCCAGCAAGAGTGGAGCGGACGAAGCCGAAGGCGATTCGCCGCTCAGCTCACGCGAGAGGCAGGTGGTCGAGTTGGTTTCACAAGGCTTTAAGAACCGCGAGATCGCCCAGCGCATGTTCATCAGCGAGCAGACTGTGAAGAATCATCTCCATAATGTTTTTGACAAGCTGGGCGTCTCTGATCGCTTGGAACTCGCACTGTACGCCATTCACAAACAGATGCAGGGTGGACTCTAG
- a CDS encoding NAD(P)-dependent oxidoreductase, whose product MTQKETIGFIGLGIMGYPMAENLLKAGNAVTVYNRTRSKAESLAAEGASIAPIVADVARAASVIFICVGGTADVEQIAEELLPAIRPGALIVDSTTISPTASRRLAARFSECGAQFLDAPCTGSKTGATNATLTFMVGGEKAAFDRARPYLEAMGKKIFHTGGQGTGLQVKLTQNLIGALTCQAMAEGFVLARKAGISPSLVLEVLQNSVARNPMIDGKLPLVLTRKFDPHFSLKWMHKDLGLMLESANELQVPLPATALVRELFGAGIAMGHGEEDFAAAICVIESMAGVEVRED is encoded by the coding sequence ATGACTCAGAAGGAAACGATTGGATTTATCGGGCTGGGTATTATGGGTTATCCCATGGCGGAAAATTTGCTGAAGGCCGGAAACGCCGTCACCGTTTATAACCGGACGCGGTCCAAGGCCGAGTCGCTCGCCGCGGAAGGCGCGAGCATTGCGCCCATCGTGGCGGATGTAGCACGAGCTGCCAGTGTAATCTTCATCTGTGTGGGCGGCACCGCGGACGTTGAACAAATAGCCGAAGAGTTGCTTCCCGCGATTCGGCCTGGTGCGCTAATCGTGGATTCCACCACCATCTCGCCCACCGCTAGCCGCCGGCTCGCAGCCCGCTTCTCCGAGTGCGGCGCGCAATTTTTGGATGCCCCCTGTACGGGCTCCAAAACGGGTGCCACCAATGCCACGCTGACATTCATGGTGGGTGGTGAGAAAGCTGCATTCGATCGTGCTCGACCCTATCTGGAGGCAATGGGCAAAAAAATATTCCACACAGGCGGGCAGGGAACTGGCTTACAGGTGAAGCTGACTCAAAATTTAATCGGCGCACTCACCTGCCAGGCCATGGCTGAGGGCTTCGTGCTGGCACGCAAGGCCGGCATCTCGCCATCGCTTGTGCTGGAGGTGCTCCAGAACAGCGTGGCGCGCAATCCCATGATTGACGGCAAACTCCCGCTGGTGCTCACGCGGAAGTTCGACCCCCATTTTTCGTTGAAATGGATGCATAAGGACCTGGGCTTGATGCTTGAATCAGCCAATGAACTGCAAGTTCCTTTGCCCGCAACGGCGCTGGTGAGGGAGTTATTTGGCGCGGGGATAGCCATGGGGCATGGCGAAGAGGACTTTGCTGCGGCCATTTGTGTCATTGAAAGTATGGCTGGCGTGGAAGTGCGCGAGGACTAG
- a CDS encoding cytochrome c, with translation MKWQSAPSMSNKIIQPTFSRRLAIHLTLLAAVSALPFAHGHEIITTQITFNQTIFPIIQANCAACHRAGGMAFSLMTYQEARPWAAAIQEEVLRRRMPPWGAVRGFGHFRNDPSLTQTQLQQIAEWAEGGAPEGAARAGPASGIPLASTIPRRDDLIQPVSAESVIEVGKAGERFVLDFFELRRDVTLSGIQFVKAAEKSSFRIRAVLPDGSVIALVWIYEFRAGYSQPYIFAAPLRLPAGTRIQGVPADAQAILLIEQP, from the coding sequence GTGAAATGGCAGTCGGCCCCGTCGATGTCCAATAAAATCATCCAACCCACATTTTCAAGGCGGCTGGCGATTCATTTGACCCTGCTCGCGGCTGTCTCCGCGCTGCCCTTTGCGCATGGCCATGAGATCATCACGACGCAAATCACTTTCAATCAGACGATTTTCCCGATCATTCAAGCGAACTGCGCAGCCTGTCATCGCGCGGGTGGCATGGCGTTCTCATTGATGACGTACCAGGAAGCCCGCCCCTGGGCCGCAGCCATCCAGGAAGAAGTGCTCCGGCGCAGGATGCCGCCTTGGGGTGCCGTGCGCGGCTTCGGGCACTTCCGCAACGACCCCAGTCTTACGCAGACCCAACTGCAACAGATCGCCGAGTGGGCCGAAGGCGGCGCGCCGGAGGGGGCCGCAAGAGCCGGGCCTGCATCGGGGATTCCTTTGGCGAGTACGATTCCCCGCCGCGATGATCTCATCCAACCGGTCTCCGCGGAGTCAGTGATTGAGGTGGGCAAAGCAGGAGAGAGATTTGTACTAGACTTTTTTGAATTACGCAGGGATGTCACGCTCAGTGGCATTCAATTCGTGAAAGCGGCTGAGAAGTCTTCCTTCCGCATTAGGGCCGTGCTGCCGGATGGGTCGGTGATTGCTCTAGTCTGGATATACGAGTTTCGCGCGGGGTATTCACAACCATACATCTTCGCCGCCCCGCTGCGGCTGCCTGCGGGGACGCGCATCCAGGGCGTGCCCGCCGATGCACAGGCGATTCTGCTGATAGAACAGCCGTAG
- a CDS encoding cytochrome c: MEIRATTERGGRILQMGEKSILIGHLLAVIFITGMTALAAEVPATSVTFNKDVLPILQRNCQACHRPGQIAPMSLLSYENTRPWAKAIKQKVITRQMPPWNADPTVGKFSNDSSIKQSEIDLIASWVDQGALEGDAKDKPALVAWPDGGWQVQPDHIVKGPETKVPATAKNNVIEWFRVAVPSGLDKDTWVSSIEVKPSEPSVTHHICVHLMPHNEDVKYGERYWNEVMRDDRGVELPRKKGETAQQSLDARPALRDASEGEACYLPGLQSLMDYRPKGAAKLIPAGTDIVFSLHYTPNGKEVVDRPAVGFTIAKQEPARRYVSLTVRGPQDAENFAIPAGEASWKAPHGEAVLDQDVEIVWLSPHMHLRGKSMLFQVIYPDGRKQDLLNVPRYDFNWQLGYELAAPVKVPKGSKIITTAYFDNSVNNKFNPDPKQTVYYGGMVWEEMSSGFVGMLVDKHVKAGQVFLRAPQAGAHAGE; the protein is encoded by the coding sequence ATGGAAATTCGGGCAACGACCGAACGTGGTGGGAGGATTTTGCAAATGGGGGAAAAATCAATTCTGATCGGGCACTTATTGGCTGTGATTTTCATTACTGGCATGACCGCGCTGGCCGCAGAAGTTCCGGCCACGTCTGTTACCTTCAACAAGGATGTGCTGCCCATTCTGCAGCGCAACTGCCAAGCCTGCCACAGGCCTGGCCAGATCGCGCCGATGTCGTTGCTGAGTTACGAGAATACGCGACCGTGGGCCAAGGCCATCAAGCAGAAGGTCATTACACGGCAGATGCCTCCTTGGAACGCCGACCCCACAGTAGGTAAGTTTTCCAACGACAGTTCAATCAAGCAAAGTGAGATTGATCTCATCGCGTCGTGGGTGGATCAAGGAGCGCTGGAGGGCGATGCCAAAGACAAACCCGCGCTTGTCGCGTGGCCCGATGGGGGCTGGCAGGTGCAGCCCGATCACATTGTGAAAGGACCGGAGACTAAGGTTCCAGCGACAGCCAAGAATAATGTCATCGAGTGGTTCCGTGTGGCCGTCCCCAGCGGACTCGACAAAGATACGTGGGTTTCGTCGATCGAAGTGAAGCCCAGTGAGCCGTCCGTAACGCATCACATCTGCGTACACCTGATGCCGCACAACGAGGATGTGAAGTACGGCGAGCGTTACTGGAACGAAGTAATGCGCGACGATCGCGGGGTCGAACTGCCGCGCAAGAAAGGCGAGACGGCTCAGCAGAGCCTCGACGCACGCCCCGCGCTGCGCGATGCCAGCGAAGGCGAAGCCTGTTATCTGCCTGGGCTGCAATCGCTGATGGACTATCGACCCAAGGGGGCGGCCAAGCTGATTCCGGCGGGCACCGACATTGTGTTCAGCCTGCACTATACGCCCAACGGCAAGGAAGTGGTGGACCGTCCGGCGGTGGGATTCACCATTGCCAAACAGGAGCCGGCGCGGCGCTATGTTTCGCTGACCGTGCGCGGGCCGCAAGACGCTGAGAACTTCGCCATCCCGGCGGGCGAAGCCAGTTGGAAAGCACCCCACGGTGAGGCCGTACTCGATCAGGATGTCGAGATTGTGTGGCTCAGCCCTCACATGCATCTGCGCGGCAAGAGCATGTTGTTTCAGGTGATCTATCCCGATGGCCGTAAGCAGGATTTACTCAACGTTCCGCGTTACGATTTCAACTGGCAGCTCGGCTATGAGCTGGCTGCGCCCGTTAAGGTTCCCAAAGGATCGAAGATCATCACCACCGCGTACTTCGACAATTCGGTGAACAACAAATTCAATCCTGACCCGAAGCAAACGGTCTACTACGGTGGCATGGTGTGGGAAGAGATGAGCTCAGGATTCGTGGGCATGCTGGTTGACAAGCACGTAAAGGCGGGACAGGTTTTCCTGCGCGCCCCGCAGGCCGGCGCGCATGCGGGTGAGTAG